The following are encoded together in the Bradyrhizobium sp. CCGUVB1N3 genome:
- the xopAD gene encoding XopAD/skwp family type III secretion system effector — protein MRTEELNAALQEIDRARDIRGFSIAVVDHAKRLRGADLATFLQKAAGDFEARFVGQLVGNIRSAWGYATACNAVSREGGGRAGIEVCRALAARVSRLDDTLMRKVEPKALSLFASSFGRHAWAEECRNGAIRIAEFCRYDTGVLRELNCQSLSLLANGFSKWPEESECRDATLAIADELLNRARRGADGLRSFPPQQLSHLVNGFSKWPQRTATRRATLRIADEVLGRVEQLSRFTYQDLANLANGFSKWPDRTATREATLAIADEVLFRGAKLSNCPDQELAALVNAFSKWPDTMATCEATLVIAREVLSLRGKDRLPGFNPQGLANLVNGFSKWPAEEDCRQATVAIGREICRRARELARFNEQHLANLVNGFSKWPTERVCGQATAAVAREVRQSGRLSRFSEQELANLVNGCSKWPKMSNTRKAAVAIATEIHCRAQGDDRLSSVPHHFLANLVNGFSKWPEEEACRQITIAIANEVRRCGEHEDQLSRLTPQGLSNLVNGFSKWPAEVDCGQATAATARELLRRAGELSCFEEQHLANLVNGFSKWPAEDDCGQATAAIAREALRRAGELSCFEEQHLAILVNGFSKWPEDVTCRQATAAIAARVGNTAQLSGFNEQETAMLANGFSKWPEEASTRHAMMAIASEVLSRPGNTDPLSGFTPQGLASLANGFSHWPEEASSREVIVAIAAKIQDADRLAHFDEQELTNLVNALSKWPDEEVCFRAIVDIASGLGTADRRFASFSTPQLGIIANAVGRAVLRGEESGEISETALLKDRLHRLAHYLHYASDRLEQAELLSIANLFKPLAKARLFDDLSSLASVGLNRLDELRGDAGFASRHNLEAMGHLCVAVLPLARSPHLRWHRRQALNLLNDLQGIVEEKIAAHIEADDAERIRGPYASRRPALSIYQVLKTRAILKTMFRRPYVEGKKSDLQMRQQDLQRGTREILRITRDLIERDLSNMCWNLIAEIESDGPVGALDSFLAQDAATILAQHHPAAFDVRRVLRDMDHEPTPPKENAGLMQLPVVDMQGRRVATERETRYSAFHRLTAGAVPVVAVQLPAKPSAFMLARTLTVDGVPYRMDLFGGGKLKPPRLTVAQIAGRTPGDVRVRSGGQLLAIPYADTAAGTDFERMSRAWAPFKEAYFYTQRRGFAAPPAIKGLGPHDSALEGAFRLSLLPDRPEVEAHPFRLSGPQGPIALRPHDGCGFIKASLAERMLAVRRGATQDGPERVPAYGEGRRSSLPASALQHYPRSEQVADEAEQKTRTWLESRDGKKLTFEQIYRTVTVGNIGGPGAVAVPSSDGRLHVPALKSETLTAKGGVLIGRSPYDKANLRPFAAEQVRSATDGDPTAAFLDTCVAMQYSFNAAERSHGELAADNATFFAKGILIVAPDAMWPTAFADRGVVLSAEDVKCHSRWTERKDRVKEDTSLECVGILQATEVFAPGSLVAVPPDEQKRLDGDFDGDTVIILGDRPALYQHVRQFDQEEQARGLRSLKPPKSHTPAIEGERYQFSRTSQILAATQNVLETYTGLQRTFLAQSHDARGWFAERAVFGTYEGIQQELKRDLRELLNQEQPRRQDIQDTLVRARHEIEAADHAVAREIAGLLVADLGTWATDEHAPPVTAEGSGNAGLTLSTELWELFPDLAEAFSATAQPRERVQMLVDHYPARIHPRPDGYHPDDLVRSANNLLSLGIKVGTDAYKSDTGAGLFLKKSHQLQRLLQATPGLRPAPYSKNIATSLNQGRLDLDATLANLKDNPTLAASVMEASIKLSMESGILPEPSGRRPAAADSIATITLTRQEAAVRAKLETERAKIEEETITTTVCEIAETLRTKYQIEVEMPHVDRRLKSERTIRLQLTGVSVPCESASQLINNAVRHVFRIPDGQFAAAFRKAMLAFDDRGYAEVSTTNWFRIRTPNFVGIKTVLATAQGYRFELEFHTPDSYRAKLANHDTYKELEEQQQPGAGNGQDQVKSKELELCVREVCKQVAIPEGAKDILHWRAEVGRAGSASSVFLFL, from the coding sequence ATGCGGACGGAGGAGCTCAACGCAGCTCTACAAGAGATCGATCGCGCTCGCGACATTCGTGGGTTCTCAATTGCAGTCGTCGATCATGCGAAGCGGCTGCGGGGCGCGGACCTGGCTACGTTCCTGCAAAAGGCCGCGGGCGACTTCGAAGCAAGATTTGTCGGCCAGTTGGTGGGTAACATTCGCTCAGCGTGGGGTTATGCCACGGCCTGCAACGCGGTGAGCCGAGAAGGCGGAGGTCGAGCCGGCATAGAGGTTTGCAGGGCCCTGGCTGCTCGCGTGTCTCGGCTTGATGACACGCTAATGAGGAAAGTGGAGCCTAAAGCTCTTTCACTCTTCGCTTCATCGTTCGGTCGACACGCCTGGGCGGAGGAATGCCGGAACGGAGCGATCAGGATTGCCGAATTTTGTCGCTATGATACTGGAGTCCTTCGGGAGCTGAACTGCCAAAGTCTATCGTTGCTGGCGAATGGTTTCAGCAAGTGGCCAGAAGAGTCAGAGTGTCGTGACGCAACACTGGCAATCGCTGATGAACTCCTGAATCGCGCCCGCCGTGGTGCTGACGGACTTCGCTCTTTTCCCCCGCAGCAGCTGTCACACCTGGTGAACGGCTTCAGCAAGTGGCCACAAAGGACGGCCACGCGCAGGGCCACACTCAGGATCGCCGATGAAGTTCTCGGTCGCGTCGAACAACTCTCCAGGTTTACCTACCAGGACTTGGCGAACCTGGCCAACGGTTTCAGTAAGTGGCCGGACCGGACGGCCACGCGCGAGGCCACCCTTGCAATTGCCGATGAAGTTCTTTTCCGCGGCGCCAAGCTCTCCAATTGTCCGGACCAGGAACTGGCGGCTTTGGTTAATGCCTTCAGCAAGTGGCCAGATACGATGGCCACTTGCGAGGCGACACTCGTAATCGCTCGCGAGGTTCTGAGCCTGCGCGGCAAGGACCGTCTTCCTGGCTTCAATCCGCAAGGACTAGCTAACTTGGTCAACGGCTTTAGCAAATGGCCGGCAGAGGAAGATTGTCGGCAGGCCACAGTCGCAATCGGCCGTGAGATTTGTCGCCGAGCCCGCGAGCTCGCTCGTTTCAACGAGCAGCACTTGGCAAACCTGGTGAACGGTTTCAGCAAATGGCCGACTGAGCGGGTCTGTGGCCAAGCCACAGCGGCAGTCGCCCGTGAGGTCCGACAGTCCGGCCGACTGTCTCGTTTTAGTGAGCAGGAGCTGGCGAACTTAGTAAACGGCTGCAGCAAGTGGCCCAAAATGTCGAACACTCGCAAAGCTGCGGTTGCAATCGCCACCGAGATCCATTGCCGCGCCCAAGGTGACGACCGGCTCTCCAGTGTTCCTCATCACTTCTTGGCGAATCTGGTGAACGGTTTCAGCAAATGGCCGGAGGAGGAGGCCTGTCGCCAAATCACGATTGCAATCGCCAACGAGGTCCGTCGCTGCGGCGAGCATGAGGATCAGCTTTCTCGGCTTACTCCGCAGGGGCTATCGAATTTGGTGAACGGCTTCAGCAAATGGCCGGCAGAGGTGGACTGTGGTCAAGCCACAGCCGCAACCGCCCGTGAGCTCCTTCGCCGCGCCGGCGAGCTCTCTTGCTTTGAGGAGCAGCACCTGGCCAACCTGGTCAATGGTTTCAGCAAGTGGCCGGCAGAGGACGACTGTGGCCAAGCCACGGCCGCAATCGCCCGTGAGGCCCTTCGCCGCGCTGGCGAACTCTCTTGCTTTGAGGAGCAGCATCTGGCGATCCTCGTGAATGGTTTCAGCAAATGGCCGGAGGACGTGACCTGCCGCCAAGCGACAGCGGCAATAGCGGCTAGGGTCGGTAACACCGCCCAGCTGTCTGGCTTCAATGAGCAAGAAACTGCGATGCTGGCCAACGGCTTCAGCAAATGGCCTGAGGAGGCGAGCACTCGCCATGCAATGATGGCGATTGCTTCTGAGGTTCTTTCTCGTCCTGGCAACACCGATCCGCTCTCCGGTTTTACTCCGCAAGGGCTGGCGAGCCTAGCAAATGGCTTCAGCCATTGGCCCGAAGAAGCGTCGTCTCGCGAAGTCATTGTCGCAATTGCAGCTAAGATTCAAGATGCTGACCGGTTAGCTCATTTTGATGAGCAGGAGCTGACGAACCTGGTCAACGCCCTCAGCAAGTGGCCGGACGAGGAGGTGTGCTTTCGAGCGATAGTGGATATCGCCAGCGGGCTTGGCACCGCAGACCGACGATTCGCCAGCTTTAGCACGCCTCAGCTCGGCATCATCGCGAATGCTGTGGGGCGAGCCGTGTTGAGGGGAGAGGAGAGCGGCGAGATTAGCGAGACCGCTCTGCTGAAGGATCGGTTACATAGGTTGGCCCACTACCTGCACTATGCAAGTGATCGCCTCGAGCAGGCCGAGCTTTTGAGCATCGCCAACCTTTTCAAGCCGCTGGCTAAGGCTAGGCTGTTCGATGATCTGAGCTCGCTCGCATCGGTTGGGTTAAATCGGCTTGACGAATTGCGTGGTGACGCCGGCTTTGCGAGCCGGCATAACCTCGAGGCCATGGGACATCTCTGCGTTGCTGTGCTACCGCTGGCACGCAGTCCTCATCTGCGCTGGCACCGTAGACAGGCCCTAAATTTGTTGAACGACCTCCAGGGCATCGTCGAGGAAAAGATCGCTGCGCATATTGAGGCGGACGATGCGGAACGGATCCGCGGCCCGTACGCGAGCCGTCGCCCCGCGCTCTCAATCTATCAAGTGCTCAAGACCCGTGCGATCCTGAAAACGATGTTTCGCCGACCGTATGTCGAGGGCAAGAAGTCCGATCTGCAGATGAGGCAGCAGGACTTGCAGCGTGGGACCAGAGAGATCCTGCGCATTACGCGCGATCTCATCGAGCGCGATCTTTCCAATATGTGCTGGAATCTGATCGCGGAGATCGAGTCGGATGGTCCCGTGGGTGCGCTGGACTCGTTCTTGGCGCAGGATGCAGCGACAATCCTGGCGCAACATCACCCCGCTGCCTTCGACGTGCGTCGGGTCTTGCGAGACATGGACCACGAGCCCACGCCTCCAAAGGAAAACGCGGGTTTGATGCAATTGCCAGTGGTAGACATGCAGGGCCGGCGCGTGGCCACGGAGCGCGAGACAAGGTATTCCGCTTTTCATCGCCTGACCGCAGGTGCGGTTCCCGTCGTCGCGGTCCAACTGCCGGCAAAGCCGAGCGCCTTTATGCTGGCGCGGACGCTCACGGTTGACGGCGTGCCCTATCGCATGGACTTGTTCGGCGGAGGCAAATTGAAGCCGCCGCGATTGACTGTGGCGCAGATCGCTGGCCGTACGCCAGGTGACGTCCGCGTACGTTCCGGGGGCCAGCTCTTGGCCATTCCGTATGCCGACACAGCAGCCGGCACGGATTTCGAGCGAATGTCGCGCGCCTGGGCCCCCTTCAAGGAGGCTTATTTCTATACGCAGCGCAGGGGATTTGCGGCGCCTCCGGCGATCAAGGGTTTGGGACCTCACGACTCCGCGTTGGAGGGCGCATTCAGGCTGTCGCTGCTGCCGGACCGTCCGGAAGTCGAGGCGCATCCCTTCAGACTTAGTGGACCGCAGGGGCCGATCGCGCTGCGGCCACATGACGGTTGCGGCTTCATCAAAGCCTCGCTGGCCGAGCGAATGCTGGCCGTTCGCCGCGGCGCGACTCAAGACGGTCCTGAGCGGGTGCCGGCCTATGGCGAGGGACGCAGATCATCGCTGCCCGCCTCGGCGCTGCAGCATTACCCGCGCAGCGAGCAGGTGGCCGATGAGGCGGAACAGAAGACCAGGACATGGCTCGAAAGCAGAGATGGGAAAAAACTGACCTTCGAACAGATCTATCGCACCGTGACGGTCGGAAACATCGGGGGACCCGGCGCCGTTGCAGTACCATCCAGCGATGGCCGTCTCCATGTGCCCGCGCTCAAAAGCGAGACTTTGACCGCGAAAGGGGGCGTCCTGATCGGGCGCTCCCCCTATGACAAGGCCAATCTGCGTCCGTTTGCCGCCGAGCAAGTCAGGTCGGCAACAGACGGGGATCCAACCGCGGCGTTTCTCGATACGTGCGTGGCCATGCAGTACAGCTTCAATGCGGCCGAGAGATCGCACGGCGAGCTCGCTGCCGACAATGCCACGTTCTTTGCCAAAGGCATTCTGATCGTGGCGCCCGATGCAATGTGGCCCACCGCCTTCGCCGACCGAGGCGTGGTGCTATCGGCCGAGGACGTCAAGTGCCATTCGCGCTGGACCGAGCGCAAGGACCGCGTCAAGGAGGACACATCGCTCGAATGTGTCGGCATCCTCCAGGCAACCGAAGTGTTCGCTCCGGGGTCGCTGGTTGCAGTCCCGCCTGACGAACAGAAAAGGCTCGATGGCGACTTCGACGGGGACACTGTCATTATCCTGGGCGATCGGCCTGCCCTGTATCAACACGTACGCCAATTCGATCAAGAGGAGCAAGCGCGCGGACTACGCTCCCTTAAGCCGCCCAAGTCGCACACACCCGCCATCGAGGGCGAGCGTTACCAATTCAGTCGCACCAGCCAGATCCTGGCCGCCACGCAGAACGTCCTGGAAACGTATACGGGTCTGCAGCGCACCTTTCTGGCGCAATCCCACGACGCACGAGGCTGGTTCGCCGAGCGGGCCGTATTTGGGACGTATGAGGGCATTCAGCAGGAACTCAAGCGTGACCTTCGTGAGCTGTTAAACCAGGAACAGCCGCGTCGGCAGGACATCCAGGACACGCTCGTCAGGGCAAGGCACGAGATCGAGGCGGCAGACCATGCGGTCGCTCGCGAAATCGCCGGCCTGCTCGTTGCCGACCTTGGGACATGGGCTACGGATGAGCACGCCCCGCCTGTAACCGCTGAGGGCAGCGGCAATGCAGGGCTGACGCTGAGCACGGAGCTGTGGGAGCTCTTCCCCGATCTGGCGGAGGCTTTTTCCGCAACGGCTCAGCCACGAGAGCGTGTCCAAATGCTTGTTGACCACTACCCGGCGCGGATCCATCCCCGACCCGATGGTTACCATCCCGATGACCTCGTCCGAAGCGCAAACAACCTCCTCAGTCTCGGGATCAAGGTCGGAACCGACGCCTATAAATCTGACACTGGTGCCGGCCTTTTTCTGAAGAAAAGCCATCAGCTTCAGCGACTGCTACAAGCAACCCCGGGACTGAGGCCCGCTCCCTACAGCAAGAACATAGCAACAAGTCTCAACCAGGGCAGGCTGGATCTCGATGCGACATTGGCAAATCTGAAGGACAATCCGACGCTTGCGGCCTCGGTCATGGAAGCCTCCATCAAGCTTAGCATGGAGAGCGGCATTCTGCCTGAACCATCCGGCCGTCGCCCGGCCGCAGCCGATTCTATTGCGACGATCACTCTGACCCGCCAGGAGGCCGCCGTGCGCGCTAAACTTGAGACTGAGCGCGCCAAAATCGAGGAGGAGACAATCACGACTACGGTATGTGAGATTGCCGAAACGCTCCGCACAAAATACCAGATCGAAGTTGAGATGCCCCACGTCGATCGCCGCTTGAAATCGGAAAGGACCATACGATTGCAGCTCACCGGCGTGAGCGTCCCCTGCGAGAGCGCTTCACAGCTGATCAACAACGCCGTACGTCATGTCTTCAGGATCCCTGATGGGCAGTTTGCAGCGGCCTTCAGAAAAGCCATGCTGGCCTTCGACGATCGAGGCTATGCTGAGGTCAGCACGACCAATTGGTTTAGGATACGAACGCCGAACTTCGTGGGGATCAAGACTGTGCTCGCCACAGCGCAAGGTTACCGCTTTGAACTGGAGTTTCACACACCAGACAGCTATCGGGCCAAGCTTGCCAATCACGATACGTATAAGGAGCTGGAGGAGCAGCAGCAACCAGGAGCCGGAAATGGACAGGATCAAGTTAAATCCAAAGAACTCGAGCTCTGCGTGCGAGAGGTTTGTAAGCAAGTTGCCATCCCTGAGGGCGCTAAGGATATTTTGCATTGGAGAGCGGAAGTGGGCCGCGCGGGGAGCGCCAGCTCCGTCTTTTTGTTCCTCTAG